A DNA window from Amycolatopsis sp. DSM 110486 contains the following coding sequences:
- the dnaA gene encoding chromosomal replication initiator protein DnaA, with protein MSEHQHNLGVIWEQVVRELSDGTLSPQQRAWMRVTRPIGLLDGTALLAAPSDFAKEAIERALRGAITDALSRRLGRAVSLAVKVDSAEAIAPAPRYVPAPPQVENGHPDNGRIDNGRLEPGHLDPTHVENGRPDNRRLENGRLDNGSVTQQRPPIDGASMAAARAARPEPPRQRPVPQPAPLEESDDPNEEVDEEGEALAAVHEIWPTFSGQPIAGQPYTAPAQPQTSKTKLNEKYTFDTFVIGASNRFAHAAAVAVAEAPARAYNPLFIWGESGLGKTHLLHAVGHYAQRLFPGMRVRYVSTEEFTNDFINSLRDDRKVAFQRRYRDIDILLVDDIQFLEGKEGTQEEFFHTFNTLHNANKQIVVSSDRPPKRLETLEDRLRTRFEWGLITDIQPPELETRIAILRKKAAQDRLAVPGEVLEFIASRVEANIRELEGALIRVTAFASLNQQAVDTSLAEIVLRDLIPDSHAPEITAPTIMGVTAEFFDVTLDELCGPGKTKALATARQIAMYLCRELTDMSLPKIGQTFGGRDHTTVMHADKKIRKEMAERRRIYDQVQELTSRIKQRARQ; from the coding sequence GTGTCCGAGCACCAGCACAATCTGGGCGTTATCTGGGAGCAGGTGGTACGGGAGCTGTCCGACGGCACCCTCTCGCCGCAGCAACGAGCCTGGATGCGGGTGACGAGGCCCATCGGCCTGCTCGACGGCACCGCCCTGCTGGCTGCCCCCAGTGACTTCGCGAAGGAAGCGATCGAACGCGCGCTGCGAGGTGCGATCACCGACGCCCTCTCCCGCCGGCTCGGCCGCGCCGTGTCGCTCGCCGTGAAGGTCGACAGCGCCGAGGCCATCGCGCCAGCGCCGCGCTACGTGCCCGCACCCCCTCAGGTGGAAAACGGGCACCCCGACAACGGGCGCATCGACAACGGGCGCCTGGAACCCGGTCACCTCGACCCCACGCACGTGGAGAACGGACGGCCCGACAACCGCCGTCTCGAGAACGGCCGCCTCGACAACGGTTCCGTCACGCAGCAGCGTCCGCCGATCGACGGCGCCTCCATGGCCGCCGCGCGCGCCGCCCGGCCCGAGCCGCCGCGCCAGCGCCCGGTGCCGCAGCCGGCCCCGCTCGAGGAGTCCGACGACCCGAACGAAGAAGTGGACGAGGAAGGCGAAGCGCTCGCCGCCGTCCACGAGATCTGGCCGACGTTCTCCGGCCAGCCGATCGCCGGGCAGCCCTACACCGCGCCCGCGCAGCCGCAGACGTCGAAGACGAAGCTCAACGAGAAGTACACCTTCGACACGTTCGTGATCGGCGCGTCCAACCGGTTCGCCCACGCGGCCGCGGTGGCCGTGGCCGAGGCGCCGGCCCGCGCGTACAACCCACTGTTCATCTGGGGTGAGTCCGGGCTCGGCAAGACGCACCTGCTGCACGCCGTGGGCCACTACGCGCAACGGCTGTTCCCCGGCATGCGCGTGCGCTACGTCTCGACCGAAGAGTTCACCAACGACTTCATCAACTCGCTGCGAGACGACCGCAAGGTCGCCTTCCAGCGGCGCTACCGCGACATCGACATCCTGCTCGTCGACGACATCCAGTTCCTGGAAGGCAAAGAAGGTACGCAGGAAGAGTTCTTCCACACCTTCAACACCCTCCACAACGCGAACAAGCAGATCGTCGTCAGCTCCGACCGCCCGCCCAAGCGCCTCGAGACGCTGGAGGACCGGCTGCGGACGCGGTTCGAGTGGGGCCTGATCACCGACATCCAGCCGCCCGAGCTCGAAACCCGCATCGCCATCCTGCGCAAGAAGGCCGCGCAGGACCGGCTGGCGGTCCCGGGCGAAGTACTGGAGTTCATCGCGTCGCGCGTGGAGGCGAACATCCGCGAACTCGAGGGCGCGCTGATCCGCGTGACCGCGTTCGCGTCGCTCAACCAGCAGGCCGTGGACACCTCGCTCGCCGAGATCGTGCTGCGCGACCTGATCCCCGACTCCCATGCACCGGAGATCACGGCGCCGACCATCATGGGCGTCACGGCGGAGTTCTTCGACGTGACGCTCGACGAACTGTGCGGGCCCGGCAAGACGAAGGCGCTCGCCACCGCGCGCCAGATCGCGATGTACCTGTGCCGCGAGCTCACGGACATGTCGCTGCCGAAGATCGGGCAGACGTTCGGCGGCCGCGACCACACGACCGTGATGCACGCGGACAAGAAGATCCGCAAGGAGATGGCCGAGCGCCGGCGCATCTACGACCAGGTGCAGGAGCTCACGTCGCGGATCAAGCAGCGGGCTCGGCAGTAG
- the dnaN gene encoding DNA polymerase III subunit beta: MKIRVERDGLADAVAWVARSLPSRPPVPVLGGVLLDAGADGESDALTVSGFDYEVSATVGVPATIADGGRLLVSGRLLADITKALPAQPVEISVDGARATITCGSARFSLPTMPVEDYPQLPSQPAFAGELTGDTFGQAVTQVVTAAGKDDTLPMLTGMRLEISGETLTLVATDRFRLAMREFTWKPAEGLADAAVLVPARTLAEAAKTLGGAGSTVRLALASGEGLLGLSGNGRYTTTRLLDAEFPPYRQLLPATHTSRAVIEVSALAESIKRVSLVAERGTQVRLEFADGSLRLSAGGDDEGSAEEELQVDYEGEPVTIAFNPGYLVDGLGALHSDRAELTFTTPNRPALIKPADAEGNVVPGYLYLLMPVRLPG, translated from the coding sequence ATGAAGATCCGCGTCGAGCGCGACGGGCTTGCCGACGCCGTCGCCTGGGTGGCCAGGAGCCTCCCGTCCCGGCCTCCGGTGCCGGTGCTGGGCGGTGTGCTGCTCGACGCGGGTGCGGACGGGGAGTCCGACGCGCTCACCGTGTCCGGGTTCGACTACGAGGTCTCCGCCACGGTGGGCGTCCCCGCGACGATCGCCGACGGTGGCCGCCTCCTGGTCTCCGGTCGCCTCCTCGCCGACATCACCAAGGCGCTGCCCGCGCAGCCGGTGGAGATCTCCGTCGACGGCGCCCGCGCCACCATCACGTGCGGCAGCGCGCGCTTCTCCCTGCCGACGATGCCCGTCGAGGACTACCCGCAGCTGCCGTCCCAGCCTGCCTTCGCGGGTGAGCTCACCGGCGACACGTTCGGCCAGGCCGTGACCCAGGTCGTCACCGCCGCAGGCAAGGACGACACGCTCCCGATGCTCACCGGCATGCGCCTGGAGATCTCGGGCGAGACCCTCACGCTCGTGGCCACCGACCGCTTCCGCCTCGCCATGCGCGAGTTCACGTGGAAGCCCGCGGAGGGCCTGGCCGACGCCGCGGTGCTCGTGCCCGCGCGCACGCTCGCCGAAGCCGCGAAGACGCTCGGCGGCGCCGGCAGCACCGTGCGCCTCGCGCTCGCCAGCGGCGAAGGCCTGCTCGGCCTCTCGGGCAACGGCCGCTACACCACCACCCGCCTCCTCGACGCGGAGTTCCCGCCCTACCGGCAGCTGCTGCCGGCGACGCACACGTCGCGCGCCGTGATCGAGGTGTCGGCGCTCGCCGAGTCGATCAAGCGTGTGTCGCTGGTCGCCGAACGCGGCACGCAGGTGCGGCTGGAGTTCGCCGACGGGTCGCTGCGGCTTTCCGCCGGCGGCGACGACGAGGGCAGCGCCGAAGAAGAGCTGCAGGTCGACTACGAAGGCGAACCGGTCACCATCGCCTTCAACCCCGGCTACCTCGTCGACGGGCTCGGCGCGCTGCACAGCGACCGCGCGGAGCTCACCTTCACCACCCCCAACCGGCCGGCGCTCATCAAGCCCGCCGACGCCGAGGGCAACGTCGTCCCCGGTTATCTCTATCTGCTGATGCCGGTCCGGCTCCCGGGCTGA
- the gnd gene encoding phosphogluconate dehydrogenase (NAD(+)-dependent, decarboxylating), producing MVQLGLVGLGKMGFNMRERLRAAGHEVVGYDRNPAVADSESLADLVSKLDAPRIVWIMVPAGEPTRQTVVELSQSLSEGDLVIDGGNSKFTDDKLNADLLAAKGIGYLDCGVSGGVWGKVNGYGLMVGGAGSDVARAMPIFDTLRPEGPREEGFSHAGEVGAGHYAKMIHNGIEYGIMQAYAEGFELLEAAHVVKNVPEVIKGWQRGTVVRSWLLDLLVRALEEDPELDDLEGYVEDSGEGRWTLEEAVNNAVPAPVLSAALFARFSSRQKDSAAMRAVAALRNQFGGHAVKKAGS from the coding sequence ATGGTTCAGCTCGGTCTCGTGGGCCTGGGCAAGATGGGCTTCAACATGCGCGAGCGGCTGCGTGCAGCCGGGCACGAGGTCGTGGGCTACGACCGCAACCCGGCCGTCGCCGACTCCGAGTCGCTCGCCGACCTGGTGTCCAAACTGGACGCGCCGCGCATCGTCTGGATCATGGTCCCCGCCGGCGAGCCGACGCGGCAGACCGTGGTGGAGCTCAGCCAGTCGCTGTCCGAGGGCGACCTCGTGATCGACGGCGGGAACTCGAAGTTCACCGACGACAAGCTGAACGCGGATCTGCTGGCGGCCAAGGGCATCGGCTACCTCGACTGCGGTGTCTCCGGTGGCGTGTGGGGCAAGGTCAACGGCTACGGCCTCATGGTCGGAGGCGCCGGCTCCGACGTCGCCCGTGCGATGCCGATCTTCGACACGCTGCGTCCGGAAGGCCCGCGTGAAGAAGGCTTCTCGCACGCCGGCGAGGTCGGCGCCGGCCACTACGCGAAGATGATCCACAACGGCATCGAGTACGGCATCATGCAGGCCTACGCCGAGGGCTTCGAGCTGCTCGAGGCCGCGCACGTCGTGAAGAACGTGCCCGAGGTGATCAAGGGCTGGCAGCGCGGCACCGTCGTGCGTTCCTGGCTGCTCGACCTGCTGGTGCGCGCGCTGGAGGAGGACCCGGAGCTCGACGACCTCGAGGGCTACGTCGAAGACTCGGGCGAGGGCCGGTGGACGCTGGAGGAGGCCGTGAACAACGCGGTGCCGGCGCCGGTGCTCTCGGCCGCGCTGTTCGCCCGGTTCTCCTCGCGGCAAAAGGACTCCGCCGCGATGCGCGCCGTCGCCGCGCTGCGCAACCAGTTCGGTGGTCACGCTGTGAAGAAGGCCGGGAGCTAG
- the recF gene encoding DNA replication/repair protein RecF — MYLRHLQVTDFRSWPQADLALEPGPAVLVGQNGRGKTNLLEAIGYVATLGSHRVATDAPLIRHGCERALVRVAVVNDDRELTVELEITAGRANRARVNRGAVGKPRDVLGILRTVLFSPEDLALVRGDPSERRRFMDELLVLRAPRYAGVRADYEKVLKQRNALLKTAGKRRTGKEDPYALSTLDVWDDHLSVAGAQLLAARLNLIADLGPYAAEAYMGVAPDSRPASIAYKSSLGEALPPGYGVAGGERADAEVLRELLLKALADVRRNELDRGISLVGPHRDELDLILGEAPAKGYASHGESWSFALALRLGSYELLRGEAGEPVLLLDDVFAELDRKRRARLAEVAAGAEQVLITAAVDEDVPSELAGSRFVVADGEVNRA, encoded by the coding sequence GTGTATCTGCGACATCTCCAGGTCACCGACTTCCGGTCCTGGCCGCAAGCCGACCTCGCCCTCGAACCGGGCCCGGCCGTGCTCGTCGGTCAGAACGGCCGGGGGAAGACGAACCTGCTCGAAGCGATCGGCTACGTCGCGACCCTGGGTTCCCACCGGGTCGCGACGGACGCCCCGCTGATCCGGCACGGGTGCGAGCGCGCGCTCGTGCGCGTCGCCGTGGTCAACGACGACCGCGAGCTCACCGTCGAGCTCGAGATCACGGCGGGACGAGCCAACCGCGCCCGCGTGAACCGGGGTGCGGTCGGCAAGCCGCGTGACGTGCTCGGGATCCTGCGCACGGTGCTGTTCTCCCCGGAGGACCTGGCGCTCGTGCGTGGGGACCCGAGCGAGCGCCGCCGGTTCATGGACGAGCTGCTCGTGCTGCGCGCACCTCGGTACGCGGGCGTGCGCGCGGACTACGAGAAGGTGCTGAAGCAGCGCAACGCCCTGCTCAAGACCGCGGGCAAGCGCCGCACCGGCAAGGAGGACCCGTACGCGCTCTCGACGCTCGACGTCTGGGACGACCACCTGTCGGTAGCTGGCGCCCAGCTGCTGGCGGCGCGACTGAACCTCATCGCCGACCTCGGGCCGTACGCGGCGGAGGCCTACATGGGGGTCGCGCCGGACTCGCGGCCGGCGTCGATCGCGTACAAGTCGTCGCTCGGCGAAGCGCTGCCGCCGGGCTACGGCGTGGCCGGGGGCGAGCGGGCGGACGCGGAAGTGCTGCGCGAGCTGCTGCTCAAGGCGCTGGCCGACGTCCGGCGCAACGAGCTGGATCGCGGCATCAGCCTCGTCGGCCCGCACCGCGACGAGCTGGATCTGATCCTGGGCGAGGCGCCGGCGAAGGGGTACGCGAGCCACGGCGAGTCGTGGTCGTTCGCGCTGGCCCTGCGGCTCGGGAGCTACGAGCTCCTGCGTGGCGAAGCGGGCGAACCGGTGCTGCTGCTGGATGATGTGTTTGCCGAGCTCGACCGCAAACGGCGGGCGCGGCTCGCGGAGGTCGCCGCGGGTGCCGAGCAGGTGCTCATCACGGCGGCGGTGGACGAGGACGTGCCGTCAGAGCTGGCCGGGAGCCGGTTCGTGGTGGCGGATGGCGAGGTCAACCGTGCCTGA
- a CDS encoding DciA family protein: protein MSAGPNGKPSGRDLAHAALEAAKAKAKERGAPPNLRRGRITGGGGQNPRRRRWSGPGADARDPQPVGRLVSRLVSDSGWQDTMTNARVFGQWARLVGEDVAEHAQPVSLKDGELTVRASSTAWATQLRLLQSKLIAKIAAGVGNGVVKRMRIQGPTAPSWRKGPRVVPGRGPRDTYG, encoded by the coding sequence GTGTCCGCTGGGCCGAACGGGAAGCCCTCCGGACGGGACTTGGCGCACGCCGCGCTCGAGGCCGCGAAGGCCAAGGCGAAGGAACGCGGTGCTCCGCCGAACCTGCGCCGCGGCCGGATCACGGGCGGCGGGGGCCAGAACCCGCGCCGTCGTCGCTGGTCAGGGCCCGGGGCCGACGCGCGCGACCCGCAACCGGTCGGCCGGCTCGTCTCGCGGCTGGTCTCCGACAGCGGCTGGCAGGACACGATGACCAACGCGCGCGTGTTCGGGCAGTGGGCTCGGCTCGTGGGCGAGGACGTCGCCGAACACGCCCAGCCGGTGAGCCTCAAGGACGGCGAGCTGACCGTCCGCGCGAGCTCCACGGCGTGGGCCACGCAGCTGCGGCTGCTGCAGAGCAAGCTCATCGCGAAGATCGCCGCGGGGGTCGGCAACGGCGTCGTGAAGCGCATGCGGATCCAGGGTCCGACGGCGCCGAGCTGGCGGAAAGGACCACGGGTCGTGCCGGGTCGCGGGCCTCGAGACACGTACGGCTGA
- the gyrB gene encoding DNA topoisomerase (ATP-hydrolyzing) subunit B codes for MTENKSEYNASSITVLEGLEAVRKRPGMYIGSTGERGLHHLVQEVVDNSVDEAMAGFATKVDVTLLADGGVRVVDDGRGIPVDMHPKEKKPTLEVVLTILHAGGKFDSDSYAVSGGLHGVGVSVVNALSTRLLAEIKVGGRSWRQLYTDQVAGPLEDLGPAEDTGTTITFWADSNIFETTTYNFETISRRLQEMAFLNKGLTLSLRDERVADEETEADAEGKQARVKEKVYCYPGGLEDFVRHINGSKDPIHESVISFDAKGVGLEVEVAMQWNNGFTPSVYTFANTINTHEGGTHEEGFRAALTRVVNAYAREKKLLKEKDANLTGDDVREGLAAIVSIKLSEPQFEGQTKTKLGNSEAKTFVQQQSNEWLADWFERNPNEAKTIINKSISSAQARMAARKARDLVRRKGALEIGGLPGKLKDCRSNDPGECELYIVEGDSAGGSAKEGRDSMYQAILPIRGKIINVEKARIDRVLKNTEVQSLITALGTGIHDDFDLSKLRYHKIVLMADADVDGQHITTLLLTLLFRFMSPLIEHGHVFLSRPPLYKIKWPRQDPEYAYSDKERDAVIQAGVEAGRRLPKDDAIQRYKGLGEMNAEELWETTMDPANRLLGQVTLDDAAQADDLFSVLMGEDVEARRSFITRNAKDVRFLDV; via the coding sequence GTGACCGAGAACAAGAGCGAGTACAACGCGTCGTCCATCACCGTGCTCGAAGGCCTCGAAGCGGTCCGCAAGCGCCCCGGTATGTACATCGGCTCCACCGGTGAGCGCGGTCTCCACCACCTGGTTCAGGAGGTCGTGGACAACTCCGTGGACGAGGCGATGGCCGGCTTCGCCACCAAGGTCGACGTTACTCTCCTCGCCGACGGCGGGGTCCGGGTCGTCGACGACGGTCGCGGCATCCCGGTGGACATGCACCCCAAGGAGAAGAAGCCGACCCTCGAAGTCGTGCTCACCATCCTGCACGCGGGCGGCAAGTTCGACAGCGACTCCTACGCGGTGTCCGGCGGCCTGCACGGCGTCGGCGTCTCGGTGGTGAACGCGCTGTCGACGAGGCTGCTCGCGGAGATCAAGGTCGGCGGCCGCAGCTGGCGGCAGCTCTACACCGACCAGGTCGCCGGCCCGCTGGAGGACCTCGGCCCCGCCGAGGACACCGGCACCACGATCACCTTCTGGGCCGACTCGAACATCTTCGAGACCACGACGTACAACTTCGAGACGATCTCGCGTCGCCTGCAGGAGATGGCCTTCCTCAACAAGGGCCTCACCCTGTCGCTGCGCGACGAGCGCGTGGCCGACGAGGAGACCGAAGCAGACGCGGAGGGCAAGCAGGCCCGCGTCAAGGAGAAGGTCTACTGCTACCCCGGTGGGCTCGAGGACTTCGTCCGCCACATCAACGGCAGCAAGGACCCGATCCACGAGAGCGTGATCTCCTTCGACGCGAAGGGCGTCGGCCTCGAGGTCGAGGTCGCGATGCAGTGGAACAACGGCTTCACGCCGTCGGTGTACACGTTCGCCAACACGATCAACACCCACGAGGGCGGCACCCACGAAGAGGGCTTCCGCGCCGCGCTCACGCGCGTGGTCAACGCGTACGCGCGCGAGAAGAAGCTGCTCAAGGAGAAGGACGCGAACCTCACCGGCGATGACGTGCGCGAGGGTCTCGCCGCCATCGTCTCGATCAAGCTGTCCGAGCCGCAGTTCGAGGGCCAGACGAAGACGAAGCTGGGCAACAGCGAAGCCAAGACGTTCGTGCAGCAGCAGTCGAACGAGTGGCTGGCCGACTGGTTCGAGCGCAACCCCAACGAGGCGAAGACGATCATCAACAAGTCGATCTCCTCGGCGCAGGCGCGCATGGCCGCCCGCAAGGCGCGGGACCTGGTGCGCCGCAAGGGCGCGCTGGAGATCGGCGGCCTGCCGGGCAAGCTCAAGGACTGCCGCTCCAACGACCCGGGCGAGTGCGAGCTCTACATCGTGGAGGGCGACTCGGCCGGCGGCTCGGCCAAGGAAGGCCGCGATTCTATGTACCAGGCGATCTTGCCCATCCGGGGCAAGATCATCAATGTGGAGAAGGCGCGCATCGACCGCGTGCTCAAGAACACCGAGGTCCAGTCTCTGATCACGGCGCTGGGCACCGGCATCCACGACGACTTCGACCTCTCGAAGCTGCGCTACCACAAGATCGTGCTGATGGCCGACGCCGACGTCGACGGCCAGCACATCACCACGCTGCTGCTCACCCTGCTGTTCCGCTTCATGAGCCCGCTGATCGAGCACGGCCACGTGTTCCTTTCGCGGCCGCCGCTCTACAAGATCAAGTGGCCGCGGCAGGACCCGGAGTACGCGTACTCCGACAAGGAGCGCGACGCCGTGATCCAGGCGGGTGTCGAGGCCGGCCGCCGGCTGCCGAAGGACGACGCGATCCAGCGCTACAAGGGTCTCGGCGAGATGAACGCCGAAGAGCTGTGGGAGACCACGATGGACCCGGCCAACCGCCTGCTGGGCCAGGTCACCCTCGACGACGCCGCGCAGGCCGACGACCTGTTCTCCGTTCTCATGGGCGAGGACGTGGAGGCCCGGCGCTCGTTCATCACGCGCAACGCCAAGGACGTGCGCTTCCTGGACGTGTAG
- the gyrA gene encoding DNA gyrase subunit A, with protein MTETLPPEHDRIEPVDIQQEMQRSYIDYAMSVIVARALPDVRDGLKPVHRRVLYSMFDSGFRPDRGYNKCSRVVGDVMGNYHPHGDSAIYDALVRLAQPWSMRYPLIDGQGNFGSPGNDPAAAMRYTESRLAPLAMQMLADIEEDTVDFRDNYDGRTQEPNVLPARFPNLLVNGSSGIAVGMATNIPPHNLREVADGVVWALENYEASDDELLAALLTRIKGPDFPTKAMILGTSGIEDAYRTGRGSVRMRAVVEVEEDAKGRTTLVVSELPYQVNPDNLVENIAHLVRDGKLTGIADIADESNSRSGMRIVVTLKRDAVAKVVLNNLFKHTQLQQNFGVNMLAIVDDVPRTLRLDQMIRHYVKHQVEVIVRRTKFRLQKAEERAHILRGLVKALDLLDEVIALIRRSPSADEARPALMELLDVDEIQATAILDMQLRRLAALERQRIIDTLAEIELEIADLKDILAKPERQRSIIRDELMEIVGKYGDDRRTKIIPFDGEVSVEDLIAVEDVVVTITRTGYAKRTKTDLYRSQKRGGKGVQGATLKQDDIVQHFFVCSTHDWILFFTNKGRVYRTKAYDLPEANRNARGQHVANLMAFQPDEQIAQVIEIPNYEVAPYLVLATQKGLVKKTKLTDFDSNRAGGLIAVNLREGDELVGAVLAAAEDDLLLVSAGGQSIRFHATDEALRPMGRATSGVLGMRFNDGDELLGISVVKPDKFLLVATDGAYAKRTPIEDYPVQGRGGKGVLTIQHDTKRGRLVGALIVDGDDELFAITSSGGVIRTPARDVRKAGRQTKGVRLMNLADGTTLLAVARNADEGSDVANGGEDSAETTDASDTSEASVDEAVETPAVDGEVTTAPEESTEEDGTAPEQ; from the coding sequence ATGACGGAAACCTTGCCGCCGGAACACGACCGCATCGAGCCGGTCGACATCCAGCAGGAGATGCAGCGTTCCTACATCGACTACGCCATGAGCGTGATCGTGGCGCGGGCGCTGCCGGATGTGCGCGACGGTCTCAAGCCGGTGCACCGGCGCGTGCTCTACTCGATGTTCGACTCCGGTTTCCGGCCGGACCGCGGGTACAACAAGTGCTCTCGCGTCGTCGGCGACGTCATGGGCAACTACCACCCGCACGGTGACTCGGCGATCTACGACGCCCTCGTGCGCCTGGCCCAGCCGTGGTCGATGCGTTACCCGCTCATCGACGGGCAGGGCAACTTCGGTTCGCCGGGCAACGACCCTGCCGCCGCCATGCGGTACACGGAGTCGCGCCTCGCGCCGCTGGCGATGCAGATGCTGGCGGACATCGAAGAGGACACCGTCGATTTCCGCGACAACTACGACGGCCGCACGCAAGAGCCCAACGTGCTGCCGGCGCGGTTCCCGAACCTGCTGGTCAACGGCAGTTCCGGCATCGCGGTCGGCATGGCGACCAACATCCCGCCGCACAACCTGCGCGAGGTCGCCGACGGCGTCGTGTGGGCGCTGGAGAACTACGAGGCGTCCGACGACGAGCTGCTGGCCGCGCTGCTCACGCGCATCAAGGGCCCGGACTTCCCGACCAAGGCGATGATCCTCGGCACCTCCGGGATCGAGGACGCGTACCGCACGGGCCGCGGTTCCGTGCGCATGCGTGCGGTCGTCGAGGTGGAGGAGGACGCGAAGGGGCGCACCACGCTCGTCGTGTCCGAGCTGCCGTACCAGGTGAACCCGGACAACCTCGTCGAGAACATCGCGCACCTGGTGCGCGACGGCAAGCTCACGGGCATCGCCGACATCGCCGACGAGTCCAACAGCCGTTCGGGCATGCGGATCGTGGTCACGCTCAAGCGCGACGCCGTGGCGAAGGTGGTGCTGAACAACCTGTTCAAGCACACCCAGCTGCAGCAGAACTTCGGCGTGAACATGCTGGCGATCGTCGACGACGTGCCGCGCACGCTGCGGCTCGACCAGATGATCCGCCACTACGTGAAGCACCAGGTCGAGGTCATCGTCAGGCGGACCAAGTTCCGCCTGCAGAAGGCCGAGGAGCGCGCGCACATCTTGCGCGGTCTGGTCAAGGCGCTGGATCTGCTCGACGAGGTCATCGCCCTGATCCGGCGTTCGCCCTCGGCCGACGAGGCGCGGCCGGCGCTGATGGAACTGCTGGACGTCGACGAGATCCAGGCCACGGCCATCCTCGACATGCAGCTGCGCCGGCTGGCCGCTCTGGAGCGTCAGCGCATCATCGACACGTTGGCCGAGATCGAGCTGGAGATCGCGGACCTCAAGGACATCCTCGCGAAGCCGGAGCGCCAGCGTTCGATCATCCGCGACGAGCTCATGGAGATCGTCGGCAAGTACGGCGACGACCGGCGCACGAAGATCATCCCGTTCGACGGCGAGGTGTCGGTCGAGGACCTCATCGCGGTCGAGGACGTGGTGGTCACCATCACGCGCACCGGCTACGCGAAGCGCACGAAGACCGACCTGTACCGCTCGCAGAAGCGCGGCGGCAAGGGCGTGCAGGGTGCCACGCTGAAGCAGGACGACATCGTGCAGCACTTCTTCGTGTGCTCCACGCACGACTGGATCCTGTTCTTCACGAACAAGGGCCGCGTCTACCGCACGAAGGCGTACGACCTGCCCGAGGCCAACCGCAACGCGCGCGGACAGCACGTGGCCAACCTGATGGCGTTCCAGCCCGACGAGCAGATCGCCCAGGTCATCGAGATCCCGAACTACGAGGTGGCGCCGTACCTGGTGCTGGCCACGCAGAAGGGGCTCGTGAAGAAGACGAAGCTCACCGACTTCGACTCCAACCGCGCGGGCGGCCTCATCGCCGTCAACCTGCGGGAAGGCGACGAGCTGGTGGGCGCCGTGCTGGCGGCGGCGGAGGACGACCTGCTGCTCGTGTCGGCCGGCGGCCAGTCGATCCGCTTCCACGCGACCGACGAGGCGCTGCGCCCGATGGGCCGCGCGACGTCCGGCGTGCTCGGCATGCGGTTCAACGACGGCGACGAGCTGCTCGGCATCAGCGTGGTCAAGCCCGACAAGTTCCTGCTGGTCGCGACGGACGGCGCGTACGCCAAGCGCACGCCGATCGAGGACTACCCGGTGCAGGGCCGCGGCGGCAAGGGTGTGCTGACCATTCAGCACGACACGAAACGTGGGAGGCTGGTGGGTGCACTCATCGTCGACGGGGACGACGAGCTGTTCGCCATCACCTCGAGCGGTGGGGTCATCCGCACGCCGGCGCGCGACGTGCGCAAGGCCGGTCGCCAGACCAAGGGCGTGCGGCTGATGAATCTGGCGGACGGCACGACTCTTCTCGCGGTCGCACGCAACGCGGACGAGGGTTCGGACGTCGCCAATGGTGGCGAGGACTCCGCGGAGACCACAGACGCTTCGGATACTTCGGAAGCTTCGGTGGACGAGGCTGTGGAGACCCCCGCCGTCGACGGCGAGGTGACCACCGCGCCCGAGGAAAGCACGGAAGAAGACGGCACGGCGCCGGAGCAGTGA
- a CDS encoding DUF3566 domain-containing protein: protein MTPSEKADGTSSSPPWQRTAKDGGGDSEATVSTGIATEDVVYSDHEQDGPRVSETDYPAVSGTAAPRLFGAEGAPPAAADVPPAGRTRPTPSALRRPGRGPRRASLQIKRFDPWSVLKLSLVLGVAMFFVWLVAVGVLYTVLDGMGVWDKLNGTYSSLVGGEGANASTEPLISAGRVFGIAAILGAINIVLVSALATVSAFIYNVSADLAGGLEVTLSERE from the coding sequence GTGACACCATCCGAGAAGGCAGACGGCACGTCGTCGAGCCCACCCTGGCAGCGCACCGCCAAGGACGGCGGCGGCGATTCGGAGGCGACGGTTTCGACCGGGATCGCCACCGAGGATGTGGTCTACTCGGATCATGAGCAGGACGGACCGCGCGTGAGCGAGACCGACTACCCCGCCGTGAGCGGCACGGCCGCGCCCCGGCTCTTCGGAGCCGAGGGCGCGCCCCCGGCCGCCGCCGACGTCCCCCCGGCCGGCCGCACCCGCCCCACCCCGAGCGCCCTGCGCCGCCCGGGCCGCGGCCCCCGCCGCGCGTCGCTGCAGATCAAGCGCTTCGACCCCTGGTCGGTGCTGAAGCTGTCGCTCGTCCTGGGCGTCGCCATGTTCTTCGTGTGGCTGGTCGCCGTCGGCGTGCTGTACACGGTCCTCGACGGCATGGGCGTCTGGGACAAACTGAACGGCACCTACTCGTCCCTGGTCGGCGGCGAGGGCGCCAATGCGTCCACCGAGCCCCTCATCAGCGCCGGCCGCGTGTTCGGCATCGCCGCCATCCTGGGCGCGATCAACATCGTGCTGGTCTCCGCCCTGGCCACCGTGAGCGCCTTCATCTACAACGTGTCCGCCGACCTGGCCGGCGGCCTCGAAGTCACCCTGTCGGAAAGGGAGTAA